In Bacteroidota bacterium, a genomic segment contains:
- the narI gene encoding respiratory nitrate reductase subunit gamma has translation MISTGPFFLDQIFFIVFPYVAVILFLLVSIRRYRTEAFTFSSLSSQFLENKQHFWGLVPFHFGIITVLLGHLIAFLFPREVLAWNSVPLRLYILEASAFIAALLTLIGLGALIFRRITDPKVKKVTSWADWVVFASFVVQILSGIYVAIFHSWGSSWFASLAAPYLWSLVTLSPDITYVTAMPWMVKLHIVSAWLMIAFAPFTRLVHILVAPNPYFWRKPQVVRWYALLRNKA, from the coding sequence ATGATCAGCACGGGCCCTTTTTTCCTCGATCAGATTTTCTTCATCGTCTTTCCGTACGTGGCGGTGATTCTCTTTTTGCTCGTCTCAATTCGCCGCTACCGGACCGAGGCCTTCACATTCTCGAGTCTCTCATCTCAATTTCTTGAGAACAAACAGCATTTCTGGGGGCTCGTGCCGTTTCACTTCGGCATTATCACCGTTCTCTTGGGGCATCTTATTGCTTTCCTGTTCCCTCGCGAAGTGCTGGCATGGAACAGTGTTCCGCTCCGTCTGTACATCCTCGAAGCATCTGCCTTCATCGCGGCGCTGTTGACATTGATCGGGCTTGGTGCGCTCATCTTCCGTCGTATAACAGACCCGAAAGTCAAAAAAGTGACAAGCTGGGCAGATTGGGTTGTGTTTGCGAGTTTTGTGGTGCAGATCCTGAGCGGCATTTACGTGGCAATCTTTCACAGCTGGGGCTCGTCATGGTTTGCCTCTCTGGCTGCACCCTATTTGTGGTCGCTCGTCACGTTGAGTCCCGACATCACCTATGTGACGGCAATGCCGTGGATGGTGAAACTGCACATCGTCAGTGCGTGGCTGATGATTGCCTTCGCTCCCTTCACGAGGCTCGTGCACATTCTTGTGGCACCGAACCCCTACTTCTGGCGGAAGCCGCAAGTCGTCCGATGGTATGCATTGCTGCGCAACAAGGCATAA
- a CDS encoding molecular chaperone TorD family protein, with translation MTHYAQALDGLATILSYPGEDYKSRVAESLQFIAAHSDAEEMVGRLYAFSKAIEGLNKGEMEELYTRTFDINPVSSLEVGWHLYGETYERGAFLVQMRNVLRRCGVEESTELPDHLTSVLHAVGRMERSEAEEFIPSRVLKAMAKMLEGFAGQENPYEHVLVSVQLMLTMMIQTHEGVES, from the coding sequence ATGACACACTACGCGCAAGCACTTGACGGACTCGCCACCATCCTCTCCTATCCCGGCGAAGACTACAAATCCCGCGTGGCGGAGTCCCTGCAATTCATTGCGGCACATTCCGACGCGGAGGAGATGGTGGGAAGACTGTATGCATTCTCGAAAGCAATCGAAGGACTGAACAAGGGAGAGATGGAGGAACTCTACACACGCACGTTCGATATCAATCCCGTCAGCAGTCTCGAAGTGGGTTGGCATCTCTATGGCGAGACGTACGAACGCGGGGCGTTTCTGGTACAGATGCGGAATGTGCTCAGAAGGTGCGGCGTTGAGGAGTCTACTGAACTGCCCGATCATCTCACCTCGGTGCTTCACGCAGTGGGGAGAATGGAGCGTAGTGAAGCGGAAGAATTCATCCCCTCCCGCGTTCTCAAAGCGATGGCGAAGATGCTCGAAGGGTTTGCCGGGCAGGAAAACCCCTACGAACATGTCCTTGTGAGTGTGCAGTTGATGCTCACAATGATGATACAAACTCATGAAGGAGTAGAGTCATGA
- the narH gene encoding nitrate reductase subunit beta encodes MNVRSQISMVFHLDKCIGCHTCSIACKNIWTDRKGTEYMWWNNVETKPGTGFPTKWEDQDKYRGGWELKDGKLQLKSTSKAKTLTNIFHNPSMPSMDDYYEPWTYKYDELFNAPEGSDQPTARPISMVTGEYINVESGPNWDDDLGGSPVYAESDPNLKGLTEDQRQQLFAIERLVFFYFPRICNHCLNPSCVAACPSGALYKRGEDGIVLIDQKRCRGWRACVAACPYKKTFYNWSTGKSEKCVLCYPRLETGQAPACFHSCVGRIRYLGVMLYDADRIEEVAKLPDDQLIDGHRSLVLNPHDPAVVAGAQANGIHDSVIESAQASPVYKFVKEWKLALPPHIEFRTMPMLYYVPPMSPVMANRGDDTVSSVSEEFFHDIEHSRVPLQFMANLFGAGHQGKVVYALKKQKAVRTYRRAKTVGDIPMETAEKMLREADCSIEQAEAIYNLTSLCTFDDRFVIPPMHREEAIEMMRDPAEHKTAVGFGFMEPPKRGL; translated from the coding sequence ATGAACGTACGCTCACAGATTTCGATGGTGTTTCATCTCGACAAGTGCATCGGCTGCCACACGTGCAGCATTGCATGCAAAAACATCTGGACGGACCGCAAGGGGACGGAGTACATGTGGTGGAACAACGTCGAGACAAAGCCCGGCACCGGGTTCCCGACAAAGTGGGAGGATCAGGACAAGTATCGCGGCGGCTGGGAATTGAAAGACGGCAAGCTGCAGCTCAAATCCACCAGCAAGGCGAAGACGCTCACAAACATCTTCCATAATCCCTCCATGCCGAGCATGGATGATTATTACGAACCATGGACCTATAAGTACGACGAGTTGTTCAACGCACCGGAAGGTTCCGACCAGCCGACCGCCCGCCCGATCTCGATGGTGACGGGAGAGTATATCAATGTTGAATCGGGCCCGAATTGGGATGATGATCTCGGCGGCTCGCCCGTGTACGCGGAAAGCGACCCGAATCTGAAGGGCTTGACGGAAGATCAACGGCAGCAGTTGTTTGCCATCGAACGGCTTGTCTTCTTCTACTTTCCCCGTATCTGCAACCACTGCCTGAACCCGAGCTGTGTTGCTGCGTGTCCTTCGGGCGCATTGTACAAGCGAGGCGAGGACGGCATTGTGTTGATCGACCAGAAACGTTGCCGCGGTTGGCGCGCATGTGTCGCCGCGTGTCCGTACAAGAAAACGTTCTACAACTGGTCAACGGGCAAGTCAGAGAAGTGCGTGTTGTGTTATCCGCGGCTCGAAACAGGACAGGCGCCAGCGTGCTTCCACTCATGCGTCGGGCGCATACGCTATCTCGGTGTGATGTTGTATGATGCTGATCGGATCGAGGAGGTCGCAAAGCTCCCCGATGATCAACTGATCGACGGCCACCGTTCGCTCGTCCTGAATCCGCACGACCCTGCAGTGGTTGCGGGGGCGCAGGCGAACGGCATCCACGATTCCGTGATTGAATCGGCGCAGGCATCGCCCGTTTACAAATTTGTGAAGGAATGGAAGCTCGCATTGCCGCCGCACATCGAGTTCCGCACAATGCCGATGCTCTACTACGTTCCGCCCATGTCGCCTGTGATGGCCAACCGCGGCGATGACACCGTGAGCAGCGTTTCAGAGGAATTCTTCCACGACATCGAGCATTCGCGTGTGCCGCTGCAGTTTATGGCGAATCTGTTCGGCGCGGGACATCAGGGCAAAGTGGTCTATGCGCTGAAGAAGCAAAAGGCTGTGCGAACCTACCGCCGCGCAAAAACCGTCGGCGACATTCCGATGGAGACTGCCGAAAAGATGCTCCGTGAAGCAGATTGCTCGATTGAACAAGCCGAAGCCATCTACAATCTTACATCACTCTGTACATTCGATGATAGGTTTGTCATTCCGCCGATGCATCGTGAAGAGGCGATCGAGATGATGCGTGACCCGGCGGAGCACAAAACGGCAGTCGGATTCGGATTCATGGAACCACCGAAGCGAGGTCTCTGA
- a CDS encoding nitrate reductase subunit alpha, whose translation MSNDNKISWIKDEASAELRSWEEFYRNRWQHDKVVRSTHGVNCTGSCTWMIHVKDGIVTWEMQGLDYPSLEHGLPPYEPRGCQRGISFSWYLYSPLRVKYPYIRGALLDLWRKARAEYEDPVDAWRFLVSNPESRQRWQRARGKGGFRRASWDEVLEIMAAANVNTIKEHGPDRIAGFSPIPAMSMVSYAAGARLMQLLGGISLSFYDWYCDLPSASPETWGEQTDVQESADWYNAKLLAVMGSNLNMTRTPDCHYAAEARHNGTKMYVFSPDFNQVAKYADHWVSLNAGQDGAWWMAVNHVLLKEFHHERQVPYFIDYTKKYTDAPYLVELTEDGGVYESGQMLRANRLSKYEKVENGDWKFLMWDEDAKAPKMPMGSSGFRWGAEKGKWNLLLKDGIDNSDIKPQLTFLQDSETTAPVRFDNFGEGNSLTRHVPVKSIKGKDGKKILVATVYDLLMAQYGVPRGLQGEYPSDYDDEEKPYTPAWSEKYTGIGRKDLIKFAREWASTAEHTNGKCTVIIGAGINHWYHANLMYRAAIHALMFSGCIGVNGGGLAHYVGQEKLAPGESWGAIAFAKDWFGPSRQQNAPSWHYVHTDQWRYEKEFTDYHTVPMKQPDGSLAKGHTMDVQVKAVRNGWLPFYPQFDKNSLDLARELEAAGCSTPEEMIKETVKKLKSRELKFSVEDPDAEANWPRVWYIWRGNALMASSKGHEYFLRHYLGTHDNAVAGELAKDSVKEVTWHDKVPHGKMDLVVDLNFRMDTSALYSDIVLPAATWYEKADLNSTDMHSFIHPLSAAVPPCWESKSDWDIFKAIAKQFSELAERHFTGPVKDIVATPLAHDSAAEISQLDIKDWMSGEIEAIPGKTMPALAVVSRDYKNVYNQFISLGPNVRANGIGAHGTKYAVDDFYDQMLVTGPTASFDGKKYPSLQKDVHVCDAILHLATVTNGELAYRSYKNMEEKVGLPLVHLAEKNRGTRISYRELQGRPMRLLNSPMWSGLTENGRAYSPFTYNVEALVPWRTLTGRQHFYLDHPGYIQFGEHLPTYKPKPLPTQYSDLQFSTDGGKTKMLNYLTPHGKWHIHSTYGDNQRMTTLSRGIEPFWMNDKDAAELGINDNDWVEVYNDHGVVVTRAAVSARIPRGICIIYHSPERTYSVPKSPMRNNRRAGGHNSLTRTRLKPNLMVGGYGQFTFHFNYWGPTGCNRDTHILVRKLPELLW comes from the coding sequence ATGAGTAATGACAACAAAATTTCCTGGATTAAGGATGAAGCAAGTGCCGAGTTGCGCAGTTGGGAGGAATTCTACCGGAACCGCTGGCAGCATGACAAGGTCGTCCGCAGCACGCACGGTGTGAACTGCACCGGAAGCTGCACGTGGATGATTCACGTGAAGGACGGCATCGTGACGTGGGAAATGCAGGGGCTCGACTATCCCTCGCTTGAACATGGCCTGCCGCCGTACGAACCGCGCGGATGCCAGCGCGGCATCTCGTTCTCGTGGTACCTCTACAGTCCGCTGCGTGTGAAGTACCCATACATACGCGGCGCGTTGCTCGATCTCTGGCGCAAGGCGCGTGCTGAATACGAAGACCCCGTGGACGCATGGCGCTTCCTCGTCTCCAATCCCGAAAGCAGACAGCGTTGGCAGCGTGCGCGCGGCAAAGGCGGCTTCCGGCGGGCAAGTTGGGACGAAGTTCTCGAAATCATGGCGGCTGCAAACGTCAACACGATCAAAGAGCATGGCCCGGATCGCATCGCAGGGTTCTCGCCGATTCCGGCAATGTCGATGGTGAGCTATGCCGCAGGCGCCCGGTTGATGCAGCTTCTCGGCGGCATATCGCTCTCCTTCTACGACTGGTACTGTGACTTGCCTTCTGCCTCTCCGGAAACATGGGGTGAACAAACCGACGTGCAAGAGTCCGCCGATTGGTACAACGCAAAGCTCCTCGCCGTGATGGGCTCCAATCTCAACATGACACGTACACCCGATTGTCATTACGCCGCAGAGGCACGGCACAACGGCACCAAGATGTACGTCTTCTCTCCCGACTTCAATCAGGTTGCGAAGTACGCCGATCATTGGGTCTCGTTGAACGCCGGACAAGATGGCGCGTGGTGGATGGCCGTCAACCACGTTCTCCTCAAAGAATTTCATCACGAACGCCAGGTCCCGTACTTCATCGACTACACAAAGAAATACACCGACGCCCCGTATCTCGTTGAATTAACGGAAGACGGCGGAGTGTACGAATCCGGACAAATGCTTCGGGCAAACCGCCTTTCGAAGTATGAGAAGGTTGAGAACGGCGACTGGAAGTTTTTGATGTGGGATGAAGATGCGAAAGCACCAAAAATGCCGATGGGAAGCTCCGGATTTCGGTGGGGGGCGGAGAAGGGAAAATGGAATCTTCTGCTGAAGGACGGCATCGATAATTCCGACATCAAGCCCCAACTCACCTTCCTGCAGGATTCAGAGACAACTGCTCCCGTCCGCTTCGATAACTTTGGCGAGGGGAACAGCTTGACGCGTCACGTCCCCGTCAAATCCATCAAAGGAAAAGATGGCAAAAAGATTCTCGTTGCAACGGTGTATGACTTGCTGATGGCGCAGTACGGCGTACCTCGCGGCCTGCAAGGTGAATATCCTTCAGATTACGATGATGAAGAAAAGCCCTATACACCCGCATGGTCGGAAAAATACACAGGCATCGGGCGGAAAGACCTGATTAAGTTTGCGAGGGAATGGGCAAGCACCGCCGAACATACGAACGGCAAGTGTACGGTCATCATCGGCGCCGGAATCAATCACTGGTATCATGCAAATTTGATGTACCGCGCGGCGATTCATGCGCTGATGTTCAGCGGATGCATCGGCGTCAATGGCGGCGGACTTGCGCACTACGTAGGGCAGGAAAAACTCGCGCCGGGCGAATCGTGGGGCGCAATTGCCTTTGCAAAAGATTGGTTCGGCCCGTCGCGTCAGCAAAATGCGCCGAGCTGGCACTACGTGCACACGGATCAATGGAGATATGAGAAGGAGTTCACCGACTACCACACCGTTCCGATGAAGCAACCGGACGGCTCGCTCGCAAAAGGCCACACGATGGATGTGCAGGTGAAAGCGGTGCGCAACGGCTGGCTGCCGTTCTATCCCCAATTCGACAAGAACTCACTTGACCTGGCGCGGGAACTCGAAGCCGCCGGATGCTCGACTCCCGAAGAAATGATCAAGGAGACAGTCAAGAAGCTGAAGAGTCGCGAGCTGAAGTTTTCAGTTGAAGATCCCGATGCGGAAGCGAACTGGCCCCGTGTCTGGTACATCTGGCGCGGTAATGCACTGATGGCGAGCAGCAAGGGGCATGAGTACTTCCTGCGCCACTACCTCGGCACGCACGACAATGCCGTTGCCGGCGAGTTGGCAAAAGATTCCGTAAAGGAAGTTACCTGGCACGACAAAGTCCCGCACGGCAAGATGGATCTTGTTGTTGACCTGAACTTCCGGATGGATACCTCGGCGTTGTACTCGGATATCGTGTTGCCCGCGGCAACGTGGTACGAAAAGGCCGATCTGAACTCCACCGATATGCACAGCTTCATCCACCCCTTGTCGGCGGCTGTGCCGCCGTGCTGGGAGTCGAAGAGTGATTGGGATATCTTCAAGGCAATCGCAAAACAATTCTCCGAACTCGCGGAACGGCACTTCACGGGCCCGGTAAAGGACATTGTTGCTACCCCGCTTGCGCACGACTCGGCCGCGGAGATCTCTCAACTCGACATCAAGGATTGGATGAGCGGCGAAATCGAAGCGATCCCGGGCAAAACAATGCCGGCGCTTGCGGTGGTGTCGCGTGATTACAAGAACGTTTACAATCAGTTCATTTCGCTCGGCCCGAATGTGAGGGCGAACGGTATCGGGGCGCACGGCACGAAGTACGCCGTGGATGATTTCTACGATCAGATGCTCGTCACCGGTCCGACTGCGTCGTTCGATGGCAAGAAATATCCTTCTCTCCAAAAAGATGTGCATGTGTGCGACGCGATTCTCCATCTCGCAACAGTCACGAACGGCGAGCTTGCCTACCGTTCCTACAAGAATATGGAAGAGAAAGTAGGCTTGCCGCTTGTCCATCTCGCCGAAAAGAACCGCGGTACCCGCATCAGCTATCGTGAGTTACAGGGGAGGCCGATGCGGCTGTTGAACAGTCCGATGTGGTCCGGCTTGACGGAAAATGGCCGTGCGTATTCACCCTTTACCTACAACGTCGAGGCGCTTGTGCCGTGGCGGACACTGACCGGCCGCCAGCATTTCTATCTCGATCATCCGGGATACATCCAGTTCGGAGAACATCTTCCCACGTACAAACCGAAGCCGCTACCGACACAGTATTCGGACTTGCAGTTCTCGACCGATGGCGGCAAGACGAAGATGCTGAATTACCTGACGCCGCATGGCAAGTGGCATATCCACTCGACATACGGCGACAACCAACGGATGACGACACTTTCCCGCGGCATCGAACCTTTCTGGATGAACGATAAAGATGCCGCGGAACTCGGCATCAACGATAACGATTGGGTTGAAGTCTATAACGATCACGGTGTTGTCGTTACGCGTGCGGCTGTCAGCGCCAGAATACCACGGGGCATCTGCATCATCTACCACTCGCCGGAGAGAACCTACTCGGTTCCGAAATCGCCGATGCGCAATAACCGCCGCGCAGGCGGACATAACAGTCTTACACGCACGCGCCTGAAGCCCAACCTGATGGTGGGTGGATACGGACAGTTCACGTTCCACTTCAATTATTGGGGCCCGACAGGCTGCAACCGTGACACGCACATTCTTGTGCGGAAACTTCCCGAGTTACTCTGGTAG
- a CDS encoding cytochrome c has translation MPQHPIEKWNIFPKINRLAGMIVFLLVPMQLAAQDPATDYRQNCMSCHTIGGGRLTGPDLKDVSQRKDRAWLAKFMIDPKAVIDSGDPYARQLKEESRGVIMPTLPGMTPQRIQALLDLIEAESKLEKSQFQGIKLSERPFTAEDVVIGHKLFVGTVKLKNSGPACNACHNVHGLSGFGGGGLAPDLTTVMERYGGRKTLSTWLTAPATPTMQAVFKAHPIDPEEVLPLVAYFQSTLQRNPEDPSTARLNFVLVGLAGALLVLALFDLIWNNRLRSVRRALVREKRLEAVHE, from the coding sequence ATGCCACAACACCCGATTGAGAAGTGGAACATCTTCCCGAAAATCAACCGGCTCGCGGGAATGATCGTATTCCTCCTTGTTCCAATGCAGCTCGCTGCCCAGGATCCCGCAACAGACTACCGCCAGAACTGCATGAGCTGCCACACGATTGGCGGAGGACGCCTGACCGGCCCTGATTTGAAAGACGTTTCGCAGCGCAAGGATCGCGCATGGCTCGCGAAGTTCATGATCGATCCCAAAGCCGTCATCGACAGCGGTGACCCGTACGCACGGCAACTCAAAGAGGAATCCCGCGGAGTCATCATGCCGACGCTGCCGGGAATGACGCCTCAGAGAATTCAGGCCTTGCTTGATCTTATCGAGGCGGAGTCGAAACTTGAGAAGTCGCAGTTTCAGGGAATAAAACTGAGCGAGCGCCCCTTCACTGCCGAGGATGTCGTGATAGGGCACAAGCTGTTTGTCGGAACCGTGAAGCTGAAGAACAGCGGCCCCGCCTGCAATGCATGCCATAATGTGCATGGCCTGTCAGGGTTCGGTGGGGGCGGACTTGCGCCTGATCTCACAACCGTGATGGAACGGTATGGTGGGAGGAAAACCCTTTCAACGTGGCTTACTGCTCCGGCAACCCCGACAATGCAAGCTGTGTTCAAAGCTCACCCCATTGACCCGGAGGAAGTTCTTCCTCTGGTCGCATACTTCCAAAGCACGCTGCAACGCAATCCCGAAGATCCATCAACTGCGCGGCTGAACTTTGTACTGGTCGGACTTGCCGGAGCATTGCTCGTGCTGGCACTGTTCGATCTGATCTGGAACAACCGGCTGCGGTCCGTTCGCCGGGCACTCGTACGCGAAAAACGTCTGGAGGCTGTTCATGAGTAA
- a CDS encoding Rrf2 family transcriptional regulator, with protein sequence MSLIFSRQCEYAIQSVLYLALKPRSQMTSIRELATELDIPYHFLAKILQDLSRKEFLVSQKGPSGGFALSVPPEDITLFHIVEAVDGIAFTTMCVLGFSECTPQCPCGVHDEWAELRDAVYRMLTRKNIASMALSTRKPGYLNRLKEHNETS encoded by the coding sequence ATGAGCCTCATCTTTAGCCGTCAATGTGAGTATGCAATCCAAAGTGTGTTGTATCTCGCACTGAAGCCACGGTCACAGATGACATCAATACGAGAGCTAGCGACAGAACTCGATATCCCCTATCACTTCCTCGCAAAAATCCTTCAGGATCTGTCTCGCAAGGAATTTCTCGTGTCGCAAAAAGGTCCATCAGGCGGGTTTGCACTGAGTGTGCCCCCGGAAGATATCACGCTCTTTCACATCGTCGAGGCAGTCGACGGTATCGCATTCACAACAATGTGTGTCCTCGGCTTCTCGGAGTGTACGCCGCAATGTCCGTGCGGGGTTCACGACGAATGGGCGGAATTGCGCGATGCTGTCTACCGTATGCTCACAAGAAAGAACATCGCCAGCATGGCACTCAGCACACGGAAACCCGGCTATCTCAATCGTTTGAAAGAGCACAACGAAACATCTTAA
- a CDS encoding tyrosine phenol-lyase, translated as MTKRTKAEPYKIKMVEPLRMTTRDYRVEKMREAGMNTFLLRSEDVYIDLLTDSGTSAMSDWQWSGMMLGDEAYAGSRNFYNLERAVQEMYGFQFVVPTHQGRGAEHMTSQLRIQRGQFVPMNMYFTTTREHAERAGGVFVDVIVDEAHDPQSEFPFKGNMDIGKLNRLLHEYGAKAIAYLSLAPCVNMAGGQPFSMENLKEVAEWAKPLRLPIIFDATRAVENAYFIQQREVGYEHTPVRDILKEMMSYGEGCTVSSKKDNLVNIGGFLATNNEEFFTRAKEMVVVYEGLHTYGGLAGRDLEAIARGIYEMVDDEYIGSRVRQVEYLGNTLHEAGVPIVLPIGGHAVFLDAKRFLPHIPQDAFPAQTLAAELYVDAGVRSMERGVVSAGRDPKTGNHRFPKLELVRLTIPRRVYTNLHMDVVAESCIALYEERERITGLKMVYEPPTLRFFQARFEGICPDLRAIATSMTEQRATRHRQRADMLRSKEE; from the coding sequence ATGACAAAACGAACAAAAGCCGAACCATACAAGATCAAAATGGTTGAGCCGCTCCGCATGACCACGCGCGACTATCGCGTAGAGAAGATGCGAGAGGCTGGCATGAATACTTTTCTACTCAGAAGTGAAGACGTCTATATCGACTTGCTGACCGATAGCGGAACAAGCGCCATGAGCGATTGGCAATGGAGCGGAATGATGCTTGGGGACGAGGCGTACGCCGGCAGCCGGAACTTCTACAACTTGGAGCGGGCGGTGCAAGAGATGTACGGCTTTCAATTCGTCGTCCCGACACATCAGGGGAGAGGAGCCGAACATATGACGTCGCAGTTGCGCATCCAGCGCGGGCAATTCGTGCCGATGAATATGTACTTCACGACTACGCGCGAACATGCGGAGCGCGCCGGGGGCGTGTTCGTCGATGTGATCGTTGACGAAGCCCACGATCCTCAAAGCGAATTTCCGTTCAAAGGCAACATGGACATTGGAAAACTAAACCGTCTGCTTCACGAGTATGGGGCCAAGGCTATCGCGTACCTTTCTCTCGCGCCTTGCGTGAACATGGCAGGAGGCCAGCCGTTCTCAATGGAGAATCTCAAAGAAGTTGCAGAATGGGCAAAGCCTCTGCGCCTTCCCATCATCTTTGACGCAACACGAGCAGTGGAAAACGCCTACTTCATTCAGCAACGGGAAGTCGGATATGAACACACGCCCGTGCGCGACATTCTGAAGGAGATGATGTCCTATGGCGAAGGATGCACGGTTAGCAGCAAGAAAGACAATCTGGTGAATATCGGCGGTTTCCTTGCGACGAATAACGAGGAGTTCTTCACCAGGGCAAAGGAAATGGTTGTCGTGTATGAAGGTCTTCACACCTACGGGGGGTTGGCGGGACGTGACCTGGAGGCGATTGCCCGCGGTATCTACGAAATGGTCGATGATGAGTACATTGGGAGCCGCGTCCGCCAGGTGGAGTACCTTGGGAACACACTCCATGAGGCCGGTGTCCCTATCGTCCTCCCTATCGGAGGGCACGCTGTCTTCCTCGACGCGAAGCGTTTTCTGCCACACATTCCACAGGATGCATTTCCCGCGCAAACCCTTGCCGCAGAGCTGTACGTCGACGCCGGCGTTCGCAGCATGGAACGCGGTGTTGTTTCGGCAGGACGCGATCCGAAAACCGGCAATCATCGTTTCCCCAAACTCGAACTCGTCCGACTGACGATACCGCGCCGGGTTTACACGAATCTTCACATGGATGTTGTTGCAGAAAGCTGCATCGCCCTATATGAAGAACGGGAGCGCATCACGGGATTGAAAATGGTATACGAGCCGCCGACACTCCGGTTCTTTCAGGCAAGATTTGAAGGCATATGTCCTGACCTCCGCGCGATAGCCACATCGATGACGGAACAACGGGCTACAAGACACCGGCAACGTGCCGACATGCTTCGATCCAAGGAGGAATGA
- a CDS encoding radical SAM protein, with protein sequence MTNNAIVNHRDLYRLPWSLPDNAISWLEPTSACNLACDGCYRENLRNSHKSLDVVSQEVDLFHELRNSDGISIAGGDPLMHPQITDIVRLVAAKGLKPIINTNGGPLTKELLRDLKNAGVYGFTFHIDSKQGRPKWRGKNELDMNELRLQYAEMVAEVGGLSCAFNSTVYEDTLHYTPELVDWAAKHIDIVHVMVFILYRAAAPQLPFDWYAGGQKIDRKKLVYSETHERKIDLKSTDVVAEIRKRFPDFTPCAYLNGTEKPNSFKWLLTGRIGTKEKMYGYVGPKFMEAIQTSYHLFKGRYLAYAQPRLTSMGRTMLLLSAIDSGVRSTAAHYLTSTLANPVRLFKGLHYQSVMIIQPVDFLENGLQNMCDGCPDMTLYNGELVWSCRMEELKQFGCWVRTVPQS encoded by the coding sequence ATGACGAACAACGCAATTGTAAATCACCGTGATCTCTACCGTCTGCCCTGGTCGTTACCCGACAACGCCATCTCGTGGCTTGAGCCAACATCAGCGTGCAATCTCGCGTGCGATGGATGTTACCGTGAGAACCTCAGGAACAGTCACAAGTCGTTGGATGTCGTATCGCAGGAAGTGGACCTCTTCCATGAGCTGCGCAACTCCGACGGCATCTCAATCGCCGGCGGGGACCCGCTGATGCATCCGCAGATTACCGATATCGTAAGGCTGGTCGCTGCAAAAGGGTTGAAGCCCATTATCAATACCAACGGTGGGCCATTGACGAAGGAACTCTTGCGGGACCTGAAGAATGCAGGCGTGTACGGCTTCACGTTTCACATCGACAGCAAGCAAGGAAGGCCAAAGTGGAGAGGCAAGAACGAACTGGACATGAATGAGCTACGTCTGCAATATGCGGAGATGGTTGCGGAAGTCGGCGGGCTGTCCTGTGCGTTCAACTCGACGGTGTACGAAGACACGCTGCATTACACGCCCGAACTCGTCGACTGGGCTGCAAAACACATAGACATTGTGCACGTGATGGTGTTTATCCTCTACCGTGCAGCCGCGCCGCAACTTCCGTTCGATTGGTATGCCGGCGGGCAGAAGATTGACCGCAAGAAGCTGGTGTATAGCGAAACGCACGAGCGCAAGATAGATCTAAAATCCACGGATGTGGTCGCGGAAATTCGCAAGCGCTTCCCTGACTTCACGCCTTGTGCTTACTTGAATGGGACGGAGAAACCGAATTCCTTCAAGTGGCTTCTCACAGGCCGCATCGGCACGAAGGAGAAGATGTATGGATACGTCGGTCCCAAGTTCATGGAAGCAATTCAGACTTCCTACCACCTCTTCAAAGGGCGGTATCTTGCATACGCCCAACCGCGCCTGACGAGCATGGGAAGAACGATGCTGCTGCTCTCTGCCATCGATTCAGGCGTGCGCTCGACTGCCGCACACTATCTGACGTCCACGCTGGCTAATCCTGTTCGTCTGTTCAAGGGACTGCACTACCAATCCGTGATGATCATTCAGCCCGTGGATTTTCTGGAGAACGGCTTGCAGAACATGTGTGACGGCTGCCCCGACATGACCCTGTACAACGGAGAGTTGGTATGGTCTTGCCGCATGGAAGAGTTGAAGCAGTTCGGATGTTGGGTGCGGACCGTGCCCCAGTCCTGA